In the Salvia splendens isolate huo1 chromosome 16, SspV2, whole genome shotgun sequence genome, TTATGTTTATGTctaattaacataattaatCGTGATTTAAGTTGGAAAACTTAAATTGAGCTATGACTTTTCAAATGAGCATTAACTATTAACTCTTCAAATTATGGTATTAATAATAGCAATAATTGAGCTATGGGCACATTAAAATCTGAACTTTCTTCTTAGACCCGTTTCTCTTAGGAATtttgtagtactagtatttatctAATCACATTATATATCTTTCTTTAATTGAAAAATTGTTGAAATTATTCTTGCTTTTGGCTATTTTTAGTAAACAATGGTGGTTTGAAGTGTGTTATAATAACATCATTAACAGTATAACATAAAATTGTTGAAATTAAACTCTGAACTTAATTCTTTGACCCCTTTCTCCTAGTAATTTTGTAGTATCTATCTAATTTATTAAGAACAATTACCATTTTTTTACTATACTTTAATAATAAGAGCTGCCATTTTCATTTGGATAACTGTAATTTTTATGCAGAATAACAATCGACTTGTAAGAAAAATGTCACTTTTGCAATAACATACAGAGATAGAGCTGTCGGATAAGAATATATTGGAACAGAATTGCAGTCTAAAAATATATTATCAGTACAACACAAATTGTGGCAAAATTGGTCACCCTAAATGTTCTCTTTACTGGACATTTCAAGGGGAGAAAGTGTATTGCATTAATTACTAATAAATCAGATTAAATCACTCTCCATCGCCACACCATCTACAAACACTATATAGTAAACTGATCCTCGAATTCGGAGATTTTAAGGAGCCTCTAGCCTCGAGGTACCGTGCCCTTGTTGGTTTTCTTATAATTTACTTGTAATCCTTGTTACCATAAGAAGAGGGCCGAGTGCTCTTGGATGGAAATCTCTCCATGCTACGACTACGGCTTCGAGGCTTTTCCCCCCATCCTGAAATCTTTCTGGGGCTTCTGCTACGACTTCTGCCTCTACTCTTTGGAGCAGTGATTGTGTTCTCATGGAAGCTCCTCTGATGGAAGCTTCCAGTGCCATTTGTATCGTATCCGTTAGAGAATCCATTGACATGTCTGCAAGTATAAACGGACGATCTTAGACTACAGAAATAAAGGCAGAGGGAAAAAGACCCATGCATTACTCCATAGTACTAATAGGGAAGGAAAGATCATTTACCTATCACGGCCACCAGCCCTATCTTGGGATGATGGCATTCCCCAACCACCTCTTCCCCCATCCCGTCCACTTTGAGTAGAACCGAAACGCCCGCCACCGCGACCTCCATCACGGCCGCCAGGGCCTGAGCCCCACTGACGCCTTGTTCTCCCCATTCCACCACCACGTGAGGCCATGTCACGGAGTTCGCTGGGCACACGCTGACTAGCACCTTCCAGGAGTTTGATAAGCTCTGAAGCATGTTTTGCATCCTGCTCACAAAAGAAAGTGTATGCCACACCAGTGGCACCAGCCCGGCCAGTTCTTCCGATTCTGTGAACATAGTCCTCAACTCCTGTAGGGAAGTCATAGTTCAAAACCACCCTGAGAGAGACAACACAAACATATAAGACAAATCACAATAGCTAACATATAATGTAAAACTAAATTGTTTATTATTGCAAAAGAAATCGTTACACTGTTCCCATGTTATATATAGCAATAGCCTAATGCAATGATGCATAAACGGTTATACAACACAGAGAGTGTGGAGTTATAGAAAATCAGAGCTGTGGCAACTAATGATCACATGGCTATATTCTAGTCATCATATCATAGATTAATTGATCAacataagagagaaaaagaggaTAATGTCCGGAACACACAAAGAAACTCCTAAAAACAGAATTTGGTAAGCATCTCAAGGTATAGCTAACCCAAAGCAAAGGAGAATCATGCCTGTTTTATAAAATCTAAAGTCAATTTCAGATACCAACCTTATATCCTTAATGTCCAGCCCACGGGCAGCAACGTCAGTGGCCACAAGCACTGGGGATCTTCCAGTGCGAAACTGATTCAGCACATAATCCCTCTCGCCCTGAGATTTATCTCCATGAATAGCAGCTGCTCCGAATTGCCGGGTCAGATTACCTGCTAGCTGATCACACATTTTCTTTGTAGAGCAGAAAATTATTATCTTTGACCCAGGTTCTTGAGATCTCAATATCTGTTCTAGGCGCCTGCGTTTGTCCATTGGCGACAGAACTTCAACATGCTGTTAAAAAGGACAAAACTCTACATTAATTAATAGATGTCAAAACAAGTATTGGCATATATTTCCTGTCTTCATATGAAATGGTATTGAAGAAAACCAGGTGATGATTCTTTTATGTACCTGAGTAATTGCTTTGTTAGCAACGAGCTCATCAACATTTCCAATGTTAACCTGTACAGGACTAACTAGCAAATCAGAAGCAATTCTGCGCACCTCCTTGGGCCAGGTTGCCGTGTACATCAGAGTTTGTCTACGAACAGGGACCTCCGCCACAATCTTTCTTATCTGAGGTTCAAAACCCATGTCCAGCATCCTGTCTGCTTCATCCAATACCAAATATGAGACCTGCTGGAGGCTTATCCTTCTCATCTCCAGAATGTCATTCAATCGACCAGGAGTTGCCACGACCACATCAACACCTCTGTCTATGTCTCTCAATTGCGGACCCTTAGGTGCACCTCCATATAAACACTTCAAGAGACAGATCAAAATTGAATTCAGAAAGAAGCTAAAAGAGACATAAATCAAAAGACTCAAAACCTCCGATTGTTGAATGGCAGCCATTTAGAACCAACATCAAATATCGACAGAATAATCAGATTAGCTTTCAGAAGGAAAAGCCATTCACAAACACCATTTGGTCAGTCATCTTTCTCAAGGTTAACCAGAAAAGAGGTGATAAGAAACTTCATATGGAATATGAAGACCGCTATAAGAAAGGCATTGCTAAAGCTATACCGTGCACGATATATTGGATGACCTTCCAAACTTGACAGCTTCATCTTGTATCTGAGTAGCCAACTCTCTTGTTGGCGACAACACCAAAACTGTTGGACCTAATCTTGGGTTATTACGCCTTTGTTTCAGATGAATAAATCCAGGAATCAGGTAGCCCAAGGTTTTCCCGGAGCCTGTCTTGGCAATCGCTACTATATCACGACCTTTTATAGCAATGGGCCATGACTGTGCCTGAATTGGAGTAGGAGAAGAAAAACCAGCATGTTGCACCTGTAATGGAAAGAAAACAACCACAGCCTCATAAGCTTATGTGATGCTTCAAAATTTCAGATGGGGTTTCTTTTGTAGTACTAAGCAAGTGGTGAAGAAAATAAGAAGCATCATCCTCCCAAGAGTCGGGCACTGCTTGCAGAAGCAAGCAATTAGGAGGACACATCTTCTATTCGGACCAAGGGGCAGACAGAATTACTGCCCATAGAAGTCCCAGCCAAGCTTGGATGATTCGGAAAGCCCCTCACATAGATTGGTCCATCAATAAGGGTGCTCCAAATACATGCAAGCCCAGGGAGGCACAGCGTACGACATTTGGCTCCTCCTGGAGCAAATATCGCACCTGCGACAAAAGTACAACCGGGAAAGGTTCTTAATCTCCAAAATGAGCCTCCAGTAGTACTTGAATGTTGCAGAAGGTTAATTCATGCAAAATTTTACTAGAATATATCTTTAACACTGTCAGATTCAACATATTAATTTAATCTCATACCTCCCTAAGAATCTCTGAAGCAAATCCAGTGGCTTCAAATGAGGTGAATGGTGGAGGTACATTGTCACCCTATCCAAATTTAGAGAAAGAATACAGTTAAAATTTACAGTGGATTAATACAGAAACTAAAAGATCAGACACACATAAAAGAACATAAAGGGAAACAAATAGGTAAAAAAAACAAGTAATCGAAACATGCCACAACAGAGACAAAAATGTTTGAACagtatttaaaaatatcaaagACTAGAGTAGAGTAATTTTGTAGGCTAAAGGAGCCCAACTCGATGACTCATTCTCATTTTAACAGCACAGAAGACTGGAAGAAGATGGAGCACAACAATGGACATTGAGCACACTAAAACAAGTTTACCATGACTCATCATATTCTATTCACtttagttttataaaaaattgtatGTTCAACTTTAGCAGACAGACAAGGAGTTAACTACATTATGATGATATTTTTATACAGAATTTGGACAAAGAATAGAAATCGACTGCACAAGATAAATAGATACTTACAGTCACAGAAATTTCATGACGACGGCGGTAGGCTTCAGCGGACACCATACCTTCTGCACCATTGGAAGTAAGAGGACCATATCCAACAGAGGCTTTTACCTCTACATCAATCTGTGAATAATCTGATCTGTTTGTGACGTCCTAGTACAAAGTAGTGAAAAAAACCAAGTGAGTACATCTATTGACTTAGTTTACTTATCATGGACATGGGCTAAGATGCCAATCAACCCAGAGGAAGGACCACTTGAGGTTGTAGTAAATGCATCCATATGAATTAAGAAGCTTAATATATATACTCTATAAAAGCACCACTTGGGTCACCTGGTAAGCTACTGGTACAGAAGCCTTTGTTGATCCATTGCTAGCTCTGGGGTATCTGTCATCATTATCATTTGCATTATATCGTCCCTGGGGCGACTTTTGAACCGATGAGCTCAAAGATTTATGAGCTGGGGTATAGCTTGTGTGACCGGGGACAACAGGTTTCTCGTATTGGGTTATATTGGTCTCTGGATTCCAATAGTAAACATATCCAGTCTTATCATCAACCAAACCCTTCCATGGTTTTGGGAGCGCAGGGTCCTCAGGTGCATAGCTTATACCAGCTGCAGCTGCTGCCATATCAAAGCTTCCTTATTGAGTATCTGGAACAAAGATAGCAAAGAGGAGCAAGAGAAATCAGAAATGTGAAGGAAAATAAGTTCACCAGACTCTCGTTAGTTTTTAGTCAGTAATCAATATTAAACCAGAACTGCAACTGCGTTAGTTGAAATGAATTGCAAGTGACTACCAAAATAAAAGTccatactatgcttaatactTGAAAGAAGTATTTCAAGCCATACATGATTTGGAAACTGAAACTAGGGCAAATGTCTCAAACTTGTACTAAAACATGGCCGTACAAAGAGGTGAAACCATTTCTAAATACACGAAGTATTTTAGTAAAGCATAATTCACCCACAAAATTCTGATAGGAAACCCTAATCAAATTACTAGAACAATACCAACAAAATAACACGAAATTCGCAACCACCGCACCTAGATCTATAAAGTAAACGCAAATTCGCAGCTGAAATAATCCATATTAAGCAGCTAAATTTAGGTCAAGGATAGAGAAATTTACCGCGCGAATTTTTTCAGAATAAGGAAACAGAACAGCTCTTCTGCACCACACAGAGACTCCCttgctctctccctctctttctctctatatATCTCTTCTCTCTCAGTTGTTCACAAATAGGTGAACGtgggttagagagagaaagcGAGAGATCTACGCTTCAAATAAACCAGAAGCGTAGGCGAGCGAAGGGAggggagagagaagagaaagattACTTATATATGGGAAATAAAAGGTTTAGGTGGTACGGTGTATGCGTATTAATTTGTATTTCTgacttttcaaaattatagTTCAAATTAATaatcatttactttatttatttctcttgtttttttctttttctcgaGTGtgtgtaataaaataaaagtttttaaCTAAATCAATTCATAGCACCGCAAAAGGATTGTAAATGACTTCTTTCTTGTTTATATGTTGAATAATGCTATGCGGTCATATTATGGTCagacataaattaattaaataataaaagaaattgattttttttcaattttttggtttaatactacttgattttacctTTATAGCATCTTCATTATAtattgctcaacatgttagtgttgctctttcgtagtttttgctcaacttattactactgtcatttcttgattgttgttcAACGTATACactaattcgtgatattaatgtgttttacgtaatggaattcaaagataagtatcaactcacaagtccattcacacacatataagtttatatcggtaattctaatttttttatacatgtaaatggactaaattaactctttatggccggccacattatggccatttagcatcactcttatACGTTAGTGTtacttattaattattttattccactTAATTCATAATATGTTGAATGAGTTAATTTATTCTCGATTTTTTAGAacccaattttatttttcagttcCACATACATTATTTATggcattatttttatttaccaGGAGCGCAGAATTGAAGTAAAATTGTTGACCCAAATTACACATTTGGGCCATAATTGCTAATCAGCCCAAATCACTAATTCGGTAATTAAATTCGGCCTGTTGGTATACATGAATTTTTGGttggatttttagaaaaacATTATGCCAACAAAAAGCTAAGTATCATTCAATAATACTTATACCATTGATCTAACCCAATCTGTTAAGCTCTTTCAGATACATAGCCACTATTTTACTCACTATAagcattttaattaataaaataaatacacaaacaaaaataagCACTTATCCTtccaattaaaataacaaaGCTAGTCCACTCTTGTAAATTAATTCATTAAGATGTTTGGGATAGAAAAAACTGTTGAGAATTTTCTGGTGTTTCAGCCCACTCACTGGGTTTTTTAGGCTGTGGAATAGTGTTAAATTTTAcgtttttcaattaatttaatttgatggCTATAGGgacaatataatatttttattaatattataaataaaatactgaGTAAAATTATGTCCTTCAGAATATAGGGATACGGCTAAAAGTAATGCTATAAAAAGCCCAACGAGTTGATATGTTGGGCCTTTCGTGGTTTGGGCCATTGATAATTTCGGTATTTGATAGATGATTCAATGATTTATTCATAGcttaatgataaaataaaatataaataatactccctccgtcccgggctactcgctcatttccttttcggctcggagattaaggaatgagtgtataggaaagtaaaaaatgacggctgtaggtgaaattttttactaaaaatggaaagagtgcaagtaacttgggacgcccaaaaaggaaataagtgcgagtagtgcgggacggagggagtactttatagATGATcttatttaataatatatagCCTTAAATTATTCGATAAAAAAATGGTAATCCCAAAAGCCACTGCATGATTTGTGGACGATGAAATAACTAAAAACGGTCCGTCGTCATAGAAATCAAAGAAAACGACAGCCACACAATTGTTAACTGTAATTATCACATGAAGAATAAGAAATTGCTATTGTcttacaaattttttttctgaatcaGTTTCTCTCTTTCACACTTCGATAGTCAACAGCAGCACCACCATGTCAAGTGCCGTATTTACTGGCTTTTTTCCCCTTCCATGTTAgtagaaaatttcaaataataaataatgtagtGTGAGTTGaatatatttcttaattttaGATAGTCTATTTAAGAATAATGTTAATAGATATGGAAtggtgttttaattttaattattcatgttaaatatatatatatatatatatatatatatatatatgaatattaaaATCTAAATTAAAACTTGTAAATTGGGAGTAATATACATAGAAACCGGACTGCTTAAACTTAGCATAAAGTAAACTCGAGTTGGTTCCGATCATTGGAAAGAAATTCGAAAAGCTAATTATTAGTCAGAAGGAATAATTATTTGACTTTCACCCTTTTTTAGAGGCGGAAATTGTTCACTATTTACTGAGTAGAATTTAAATTTCTATCATGTAGAAATTTTGGGGGACATTGTACATTGTTTCATTTCTTATAGAGGGTgcattctaaaaaataaaaatcgtaGTATACCTAAAACTCCATTCTCATACACTATAATTGTAGATTATTTAAACACTATAATTTCAATGGTCAAATTGAttatatatatcattttctGACAATAGATTATAACATGCTAAACAATATACATTCATGCATGAAATCCTCTCAAGTCCTTATCAAAGGAAAATGTttggaaaaatataaatatgaaaatcCAGCATCATGTGCAACAATCATAGAAAATCTTTGATCATTGTCAAGCATTGCTGGCGGATCAAATTATTTGTATTCAAcagaaataaaacaaataatacttGCACGATATTGGAATTCTACTTGCTAATTAAAAAACTCAATTTATAATTCTCTCTGTGTACATACATGTGTCCATTGATCAAACACATGAAAAACAAATTCCAGCAAACACGACTGGTGATATCTTCGCTTTGTTTTATTAATCAATTTATAACTTGATCATAATAtaagtgatgaatccgcgaatttctgatggtgatgaatgctggtaaatgcagatcacgacacaatgaatttacgtggttcgatttactgaggtaaatctacgtccacgggaagaaaagagggcagagttgtattgcttgatctgttttctacagcttacaatacagacttgctatttgatcttttatctctagagagcttaacagaacttaacccttttctatctgatctaagttctatttatacattgaaccaagatcgtggcatgcagcaccatttactaggcagtggatgtcgtggagatcgtggcgatcttgcatgggtccactatcctgcatgagttaatgactgcttgacaccactaaatagatcgtgggtgtagtggaggtggaaatcctgcatgagtccactatctcctagttcggtcgaatactgagaccgaactgctgaattattgccgagcagcttttgccgatctgagagtagagcttgatgccgacctgagagcagagtttgattggttggcttttaccgagctgtaggctggggccgaactctttggttgtgccgaactgaactctttagtcatgccggactgatactctttagtcatgccgaactgatactctttcttgggctttaggctgatgggctttactgctgttgggcttgtttagtacgtactccatcactacccccccccccgaaaagcgaagtgaatcacttcggcattctggataaaggtacggggtaagttgatgtttgtcctcggtctgatgaagtgaactcttctttgaccggacttggtttgtgtcctaatttggcgagttttatcgctcggatcggactttccgttgtcctaatttggggatcggactttcccttgtcctaattcggcgagttttatcgcgtggatcggactttcccttgtcctaattcaggcaagttttatcgcgtgaatcggacttttgttgcagttcgtttcagacgaagtgcttgatttttaagccgaattgtggtcttgtatcctctttagaagcttggacttcacaatcgttggcttattgcagttcgttttagacgaactgcttgtttaagctgaattgtggtcttgtatcctctttagaagctttgactcacaatcgttggcttattgcagctcgttttagacgaactgcttgtttaagctgaattgtggtcttgtatcctctttagaagctttgactcacaatcgttggcttgtatatgttctaagaaggggatcagccttcgaagaacaagatacctcagtaacatttgtaagagacgacacgcacagagacagacaaaacacacagacaaaacgcacagagacaaacaaagaccaagcaaaccaaagaaagcacaaagaccaagcaaaccaaagaaagcacattgaccgaacaggactcaagactgactgaccggactgtctcttacaaatggaacttcttgaggttggaaatgtgccatgttcggggtacctgttctcctgacatgtgagccaatttgtaagaccctttgccgaggacttctgacacccgatacggaccttcccatgtgggttcgagcttgcccagcttttctgctcggcttacttcgttgtttctcaagacgagatctcccacttgaaattgcagcttcttcaccctttggttgtaataccgggctacttgctccttgtacttggctgcttttatgcatgccaattctcttctttcttcggcaagatctagctcggctctcagtccgtcgtcattcatttctgctgagaagtttagagttcggggactgggtatgccgatctccaccggaatcacggcttcagtgccgtacacaagactgtacggagtttcaccgttggaggttgtgggtgtagttcggtacgaccataggacttgagggagattttctacccattgtcctttggcttgttctaaccgagcttttaaccctttcaccaggatacgatttgttacctccgtttgtccgtttgcttgtggatgagagaccgaagtgaaccgctgttgaatattcagctcttggcaccaattcttgaacgtcttgtcggtgaactgagtcccgttatccgagatgaggatgtggggtatgccaaatcggcacactatgttcttccagacgaaatccaatgccttcgagctcgttatcgtagctaatggttcagcttccacccacttcgtaaagtagtccacggcaacgattaggaattttatttgccgaggagcttgtggtagtggtcctactatgtctataccccattgcataaaaggccaagggctttgcatagtggatagatcggtccgcggcatccttgggatatttgcatggatttggcacttcgggcatgtcttgacgagctgcactgcctcttgtaccatggttggccaataatatccccatctcagaacttttttagctaaagctctggctccgatgtggctaccgcacgatccttcatgaacttctctgaggatgtagtccgtctcttctggtcctacgcaccgcaataacggctggaggtaagactttctaaagaggactccttcatgaagttcgtaccgaagtgctcggcacgtgatcttccgagcttctctcttatcctcgggcaattgtccttgatccagatactgcaagatcggcgtcatctagttcggcgagctggatactgaatgtaccttggcttcatcaatgcttcgatgcattaattcttccgcctttgagctcggatctgaggccaacttacttaaggtatctgctcggctattttccgctctgggaatgcggattatccgaaaataggagaaacttcggctgatgctttgcgctttgtccaaatatttcctcatcctctcatcacgggcttcacttgtacccaacatgtgattcactatgacttgtgaatcacaatggattttgagagacttgatacatagactttgcgctagctggagtccggcaagaagggcttcgtattcggcttcgttattagtggttgggaatgagaaccgaagtgaataggttacctcgtgtccatcgggagcgataagcagaataccagctccacttcccgttttattcgaagctccatctacgaatccgctccagcagtccggcggctcttcttcggattccaagggctgtgctagttcggcattggtagaatttttctgttcggcaatgacagggattgcttgatcgaacttggcctctgcaagaaaatctgccaaggtttgtcccttgatggctttccgaggtaggtactcgattgagtgttctcccagctctatggcccatttggcgattctgcctgatgcttctggcttggtcaaaacttgccgaagaggcagatcggttaagacgcataccttgtgagcatagaagtatggccgcagtctccttgccgcatttactaacgccagagcaattttttccagaggttgataccttgtttctggacctcttaatgctcggcttgtaaagtagatgggaaactgctttaggccttcttctcgtacaagcaccgcgctaatggtttgatcggatgccgctaagtataagaaaatcacttcggcatctgttggagcagagagaataggaagctcggctaaataacttttgagctcgtcaaaagcctttttctgctctatgacttcagagacgatttagtcttcccggcagggagagcgtcaatagttaggattactccatcatattgcggctcgttatcgtcttcgggatcctgttgccttttcggatcctgaggggcgcagttcgcacctccctgctttttgttctttttcggctgcttgctttggtatttttttaacgtccctgctttcacaagggcatcaatacctgcagccaaatgtcggcactcctcggtatcgtgaccgtagtcttgatggaaggagcaatattgatcctgaggtcggcgcgcggccgatttcgtcatccgccttggcttttcgaacatatcggaatgcagttcgaaaatttccgctcttgacttgttcaatggtacgaactgagcgggcggcttctcaggattgagacgtggtcccaatctgccttgtaccggtgccctttgaattctttcaaaaggagttcggcgaggaagcctctggccgctttgatcgggcttctttttctcttctcgggatgagctgtctaaagaccgttttcgacggtctgcctcatccgcacgggaaaactggtccgcaatgtcccacatttcttgagctgtttgcggaccgcactccacgagctttctgtagagagctccgggcaggattccattttggaatgccgaaatgacaagtagatcgttgagatcatctacttgtaggcattccttgtggaatctcgtcatgaagtcgctgatcctttcgtcgcgaccttgacgtatagaaagcagctgagccgaagtgatccgggcttccgctttctgaaagaacctcctgtggaaagcatccattagatctcggtaagatctaatgctgccttgggggaggctatcgaaccaccttctcgcgttcccgataagcagctcggggaacagcttgcacatatgga is a window encoding:
- the LOC121771748 gene encoding ATP-dependent RNA helicase-like protein DB10, coding for MAAAAAGISYAPEDPALPKPWKGLVDDKTGYVYYWNPETNITQYEKPVVPGHTSYTPAHKSLSSSVQKSPQGRYNANDNDDRYPRASNGSTKASVPVAYQDVTNRSDYSQIDVEVKASVGYGPLTSNGAEGMVSAEAYRRRHEISVTGDNVPPPFTSFEATGFASEILREVQHAGFSSPTPIQAQSWPIAIKGRDIVAIAKTGSGKTLGYLIPGFIHLKQRRNNPRLGPTVLVLSPTRELATQIQDEAVKFGRSSNISCTCLYGGAPKGPQLRDIDRGVDVVVATPGRLNDILEMRRISLQQVSYLVLDEADRMLDMGFEPQIRKIVAEVPVRRQTLMYTATWPKEVRRIASDLLVSPVQVNIGNVDELVANKAITQHVEVLSPMDKRRRLEQILRSQEPGSKIIIFCSTKKMCDQLAGNLTRQFGAAAIHGDKSQGERDYVLNQFRTGRSPVLVATDVAARGLDIKDIRVVLNYDFPTGVEDYVHRIGRTGRAGATGVAYTFFCEQDAKHASELIKLLEGASQRVPSELRDMASRGGGMGRTRRQWGSGPGGRDGGRGGGRFGSTQSGRDGGRGGWGMPSSQDRAGGRDRHVNGFSNGYDTNGTGSFHQRSFHENTITAPKSRGRSRSRSPRKISGWGEKPRSRSRSMERFPSKSTRPSSYGNKDYK